The DNA region AAATAGATGGAACAGCATGGATAACTcgatcaaaataaaagcacagaaatCCCACTTTGCGTCGTTACCTCAAAGGTGTTCTTGGTCATGCCTGTGAGGCCGTAGTACGACGTTCCGGTGGCGATGGAGCAGACGCAGAACTCTCCGATCTCGTCTGTCTGACAGAGCTGAGGGACGCCCTCAGGCTTCACCACACACACCAGGCCTGACGTTGGAGAGGAAATAAACACATTCAGAGATAGTTTAATAAAGTCTGTGTTTAGAACAGGCTCGTACTCGTACCTCCAGGAGTGACGGTGCCCACGTCCTGCACCGTCAGCACCGACAGACGCTCCTCCGTGTCCACCCGGACCACCCCGTAGGTCAGGCCCTGCATGGACAGCACGCCTCTGCCTGGAGGCTGACTGCTGTCCTCGACCGGCCTGATCAAAAATATCATTACAGTCAGAATTACActgcacaaaaaaattacatagaGGTAACAAACATTTAGAATGATGACCAGTGAGCATTAGCACAGGAAGGAACCgagagtttgtgtttttgttgtagttttcttgtctttagagtcattttggtatttttctttcattttatgtatttttattgtcattttttatatttttcctctttttttgggtatttttgattttgttttctttatattttctctcattttgtcattttgtgggattACTTTTGGGGCCTCACAAAATTAGATCGAGGGTTGTCTGCGTGAATTATTTTgagcagtgtaaataaaaacaaaaacatctttgtgtgtgtatgtaggtgtgtgtgtgtgtgtgtgcacctccGAATGGCGACAGTGAGGGCCTCAGGCGAGCTTGCACAGGGACAGATGACGTCTGCTCGAAGCCCTTTGGTCTGAAACACGTTTAGGAAAGCGTCGCAGGACGAGATCGACCctgaaatacaaatataaacaatGTTCCTCACACACGTCCTGTATTACTTTCATTTATACAGCCACAGTTTTATAAAGGTACCAACAATTTTATGTAAAATTATGTAAATAATGGCACTTCTTTCAGTTTTTTCAATGCACGTAAAGGAAATAAACGGGTATACCAAAAGCATCTATTTttctgagagaaaaaaattcTAGGGGTGCCAATACTATCGTCCATGACtacatatacacataaataaataaataagttttaaaaaaaacttaaaaataagaaaagtaaTGCTAAAGTTCTCACAGGGGTTTGATCCGTCTGCTACCAGCAGCATCCTCAGTGAGCTCAGGTTGATGTCCTTCTGGTCTTTGTGGGCCACCAGAGCCCAGTGCATGTCCCTGGACTTCACACAGGACACCttagctgcacacacacacacacacacacgcacacacacacacacacacacacacgcacacacagagcgAGGGGGTGAGCATCAGTGTGCACACGGCTGAGTGCTGTGACGCGTCGCTCTCACCTTTGTACTGACAGACTTTCTGAATCCATGACAGAGGATTGACCTTCATCAGCGAGTAGGGAACGCTGATCACATGCATCATGTTCATCACACTctgcgtacacacacacacacacacacacacattaaaatctCTCCGTGCTGAGGAGCTAACTTGCGTCGTACCGTGAGGATGCCGTGCCAAAGTCCAACATCTTTCTTAAAGTCCAGAACGTTAACGATGGTTTCAGCTGAAATAGAGCAGAcctctgtcagtgtgtgtgtgtgtgtgtgtgtgtttgtgtgtgtgtgtgtaccttcaGTGTAGCTGCAGCACTGTGTGAGAGACTGACAGTGTGTCAACAGAGCGATCCTGGTCACAGTGACTCCCAGCACGCTGCCATCCTTACAGCTCTTATACTGGGACCAAACCAGCACAGGCGTGGTTAGCGTTGGTTAGCATTGATTAGCATTGGTTAGACTTTGCGTTACATACTGTATCAGAACACTTTCATGGGCCTGATAATTTCTCATCCTTTCAACACATGCGTGAAATGCGTCTACACCCACTCTGCCTATTTTTTAATAGTTCTTAAAAGGTTTAAACTctgctgttttaaaataatgagtttgTGCTAAACCTGCTGCTAAGATTTCCTAAATGAATGGAAATGTATGTTTcgaatttattttagtttttatttcgttttctgtttgttttttgattgtcaatgttgtgtattatgttttaatccatttttgtatattttgttaatgtgaataactatttttttaaaacaatgttttttgactactttatttacataaaatacattaattcaCAATCTCTAGCTGCAGATATAGATTTAagtgtaaaaaagtaaaaaaatggaCTCATTGGGTGCATCATTTcagcttttattatttttatgtatacgttttattattttttatcagtatgttattattacttTAGTATATAAGCAATTAATTAAAGTATTACTTCATTGCTGCTGGTACACAGACAAATCCATCTTGACAAGCATGTTATTAGGTCATTTTAATTTACAGACAGAGAGAAAATGTTTcttattaatctttttttaatactgCCTCAAAATCTGTTACTCAAGCATTTATTTCAGAATTTAAATACTATACGACTTCAACAActgctcagaaaaaataaaactttaaagaCTATTCAAATAACACATAAACATCTATTCAATGTGATGCTGCAGTGTAGTTACACACATCAGTGCATTAAGTGTTTGTACCACCAGGGGGAGCTGTTACCCTACAACTACACTTGTCTTGCAgtagtttttcctttttgtcttttttttattaacaattaaaaacatcacaaaacagTCGTATAgttggtttacattcaaatatcacgtcccaggagctctgtcgtaaagactgcgagtgaaggaagtgacgcaGTCTACACACATGAGTTAAAgggatctgaaaggatcagcTCGACAACGCTCACCTCGATGTAGGCCGTGTCGTTGTTGGCGTCCTTGATGTGAGGAAACCAGTCTCTGGGAGGTTTGGAGAGATGCTTGGACTCCGTCACAAACCACAGCAGCTTGGGCCAACCTGCAGGGGGCGCAACCACCACATACACTGAGTATCCTTATTCTGTGTTGTTATGCTTCACAGTGAAAGGAGAGGATGAGACTGACCTTTAAACTGAGGGATCTCCCCCGTGGCGCTCTTAGGGAGCCCTTTGTGACAGGCGTCGCTAGTCAGAGCCACGGTGACGCCACAACTTCCCAAGAGGAAGCCGATCTGCTGGCTGCCAGCGtcctgttcacacacacacagaggggttCAAACCAAACTCTCAGTGTTACTGCTCAGCATTGGGGCGGGGCATCACCTTTCGGCTGAGGGGAACCTCGATGGGAACAGGAACCACCTCTGCCAACAGGCAGCCGTAGAATGCCACCATGAACGCCACGGGGTCGTTGTTAGGAAACACCAATGCTACCTGTAAAAAGGAGACAGAAAAACTGGTTAACCAATGAACCAGCTAGTCAGAACATGTAAACCACCATTAGTCCAACTAACCAACCATTACACCAACTAACCAACCACTAGACCAACTAACCAACCACTAGACCAACTAACCAACCATTAGATCAACTAACCAACCATTAGACCAACTAACCAACCATTAGACCAACTAACCAACCATTAGACCAACTAACCAACCATTAGTCCAACTAACCAACCATTAGACCAACTAACCAACCATTAGACCAACTAACCAACCATTAGATCAACTAACCAACCATTAGACCAACTAACCAACCATTAGATCAACTAACCAACCAATAGATCAACTAACCAACCATTAGACCAACTAACCAACCATTAGATCAACTAACCAACCATTAGTCCAACTAACCAACCATTAGACCAACTAACCAACCATTAGATCAACTAACCAACCATTAGTCCAACTAACCAACCATTAGACCAACTAACCAACCATTAGATCAACTAACCAACCATTAGACCAACTAACCAACCATTAGACCAACTAACCAACCATTAGACCAACTAACCAACCATTAGATCAACTAACCAACCATTAGACCAACTAACCAACCATTAGATCAACTAACCAACCATTAGTCCAACTAACCAACCATTAGATCAACTAACCAACCATTAGATCAACTAACCAACCATTAGACCAACTAACCAACCATTAGATCAACTAACCAACCATTAGACCAACTAACCAACCATTAGACCAAATAACCAACCATTAGACCAACTAACCAACCATTAGACCAACTAACCAACCATTAGACCAACTAACCAACCAGTCAAACCAACCACTAACAGACCAATGTAAAAACCAATCAACGAGAGACTCCACACAATGAACGAGGATTATGGGCGAAATCCCTAGaaatgagaacatgcaaactgctcAGGAAGGTTGCGACCTGTCACTGACTCAGCGTTACAGTGGGGGCGGGACTTACCCGGTCACCGGGCCGCACCATTGGCTCCTGCTTGCTTCCCAGTTTGTGTAGGATGTTATAGGCTAGCTTGATGCTGCGCGACCAGAGCTTTCCTGTAGGGAgggattagcattagcaatctCTGAGGCATTAGCATAAGTAAGGAGTAGCTCTTTTAAGGTGTAGTGTGTGATTGGATGAGTAATGGGAGCGTACCATATGTCAGGACGTAGAGGGGTTTCCCCCCCGTGTCCAGGCTGGTCAGACAGGGGGCTTTAGGGGAGATGGTCCCCCAGCGTTGCAGCGCTGCTTCCAGTGAGGGGGGCCAGTTGGTGACCACGCCCAGAGCCTCCCCCCTCACCGGGATCATCTCCGCCCCCTCCGGCCGGGGCTGGTTGGGGTCTGGCTgctggactaaaaaaaaaaacacacatgaccgTCAACGCTTCAGCTCCTCAGCATTCCTGTGTTTGAGAACCAAACGTTCCCGTGTTTGAGAACCAAACGTTCCCGTGTTTGAGAACCAAACGTTCCCGTGTTTGAGAACCAAACGTTTCTGACCTTCCAGGAGCTCGTCAAAGTCGTCCACGAAGAACTCACGAAGTGGCGGCCGACGCGGCTGCTTCAGCGTGTTCACCAGCTGCTGGATCTTAGCCGACACCCGACTACTCACGGGAACgcctggaaaaaaaatgttcatcacCTTAATTATCTTGATCAActaaatttgatttaaatccATCACAATAAATTCCATCAGAGCAgggtccacaaaaatgtgattgtctgatccaagggccacattagtgtttttgttatacGTTCTgtgttcttgtctttttgtgtatttttctgtcaatttgtgcaaTTTCATTGATATTTTGAGTTTCTTTGAAgcccttttgttgttgtttttgtagttattttgtgtgtaaatggttgtttagtgtgtctttgttgacattttgtgctttttttctctgtttctggagttttctgttatgttgggcttcatatactGAAGAATTAcaaatttgttttgggggccagaCAGTATTAGattgagggctgcatgtggcccctgggcccccATTTGGCAATATCTGCAATAGAGCATGATTAATTGCAGTCAAGCAGGAATAACCGTAattaatcatgattaattgATTCAGAAATGATTAAATGTCCCAGATATTTGAGTGTAACTGATATATTTTGATCAATGATCATTAATtgcaaataattgtgattaattacaattaacatTAATCATTTGTAATTAATCTTGAATGAGCTCGATCATAATTTCCTTAAATTGTGATTAACATTGATTCAATCCGGATTAATCATGATTAACAATAATTATTTGGGATCAATCaagattaatcacaattactagtGATTAGTCGTGATCGCTCTTgattatttctaaatatttcAGCTTAATTGCGATCAATCAGGTGATCACAAAAAAGCCAAACATTTAAGAATATGAAACTTTAAATAAAGCAGGTTTATTCATTAAAAGTTGAGTCATGTTTAAAACTGCTGACCGTCGCCCGTCTCCATACGCTCAGCGTTGCCATATTTCTGCGTGTTCCTGGCGATTGTTCCCATGTTGGCCATGTGGTGGCGCTCTGTGTGGGAGTGAGGAGAGTCCGACGAGTATCCCATCACGTCGGATGAAGCCGAGTGGTTttctgaggaggagaagaagaaacaccAAACACTCAATGAATCAGACGATGACTCGGCTATAAATAACTCTCTGAGCGTTACATTCAACAGTTTCAGCCTCTCTGAAGCCAAAAGACCAACAGCCTGCAGAAACTAAAGTtatcaatatactgtatctgtaATGGAAGTGCACAACACTGCACTAATTTaacattaatcacaattaatcgcTTTACGTCTTGCGATGAAATAAAcgtgtaaaaagaaaaaacaagaaacagaaaaagtgttaattcTATTGATCATagttatgtaataataataataataataaagaagatggatttattttttttaattggtgattaaattttaatttataaAGGGAATATTTCTGCTGACTCAGCGACTTACCGTCAGATTCCAGCGGTGGAGGCCACAACATGTCTGAGCCAAACTCACAGGAGCGTCGCAGCGAGCCGCCGTTCTCCGCCACGCTCAGAGCGCCTTTCCTCTTCAGGGAGAGATGTCCGATGCCTGGAACGGTAACAGGAAGTGTTTAATAAACTTATCCCTTCACAATAAAGAACCATATTAGATAAACATTTATCACATTCTTGGatggtttaaaaatagcagctttaccttaatgcgacaaaaaacaaaagcaaatccccttcaaaataaaagcacgttTCACTCTTCTAATGGTTAAAATTcgatttatcattttaaaaacatatctCACCCTGGGAATCGTACCAGCAACTTTACTGTGGCTGAGACAGAGACCGGTGGTCAatgaaaagatttattttttttaaactcaatttTTCTACTTAAAacctccttcaaaataaaagcagcgtTTCTCAACTTTTTGATCCAAAATTGAACCTCATGCTTGGAATCGAACCTGTAACCTCACTAAACTAAAATACAGCTtttctttcaaagtaaaagcaccaTTTATATCCACTTTGTGATGGTACGacaaattttttaaatcatacttCAGCGTGGGAATCAAACCCGTAACCTCAGCGTGAGTAATTCTTCTTACTTGCTTAGTGGCGTGTTGCAAcaaacttgaataggtgcatattgtcacctactgtacatgttttatttcattaatttcaGCGTGAAAAATTAAGATTATCGGACTAAAATATATGTAGctttcctttcaaaataaaagcttcatttATCTCCTTTTTTGATGATTCAAAGCATTTTATAAATCATACCTCACTGTGGGAATCGAACCCCTACCCTTAGCATGGTGCGACAGAGACCGGTggtgaataaaaagaaaaatatccttcaaaataaaagcatcattTCTCAACTTTTCGATCTAAATTTAAACCACATGCATGGAATCGAACCTGTAACCTTAGCGCAAGTAATTAAGATAAAAGAACTAAAATACAGctttcctttcaaaataaaagcataattcATCTCTGTATTTGATCATTCAACATGTTTAATAAATCATATGACACTGCGGGAATCAAACCCGTAACCTCGGCGTCAGTAATTAACATAAAAGAACTAAAATACAGCTTTCCTAAATAAAAGCATAATTTATCTCTTATTTGAGGATTCCCACATACTCACAGTGGGAACTGAACCCGTAACCTTACCGTGGTGCGACTGCgacaggtggtgtgtgtgtcccaGGTGCGACAGGTGTGATATGTGCGTGTGAGCCAGCGAGTCGGCGAGCCGCCCCGCGTTGCCGCTTCCGCCGCTCTGAGTGGacgaggacgaggaggaggtggagcctAAGTGGGCGGGGCCTAGGTGGGAGGGCCGTCCCATCCAGTGCTCCATGCCCGACATGTCGTCGCCAGGCCCCGCCTCGTCGTCCGAGCCCGACGAGGAGTCTGAGCACAGGGGGGACAGGCCTGGTGAGaggcagcagccaatcagatcacAGGAAAGGAACATCaaagccgtgtgtgtgtgtgtttgcgtgtcgTCACCTGGGGGCGTGTACGCGTCCATGGAGGTTTGGACCACCAGAGAGCGGCGCTTTGAGGGCATCGGCACCGCCACCTTCCTCTCCACATGACGAGCCAGCACGGCCTGGACCGCCTCCGTGTGGAcgtctgaggaagaggaggagttacatctgtgtgtgtgtgtgtgtgtgtgtgtgtgtgtgtgtgtgtgtgtacctgatcTATAGCGTTCGTCTCTGGTCCCTGAGGTTCTCCGTCTGTGGAACCGAGCAGCAGAGGGAGGTCCTAGAGCAGCTCTATGAGACATAGGACCCTCCATACCtgcaacacacacgcacacgcacacgcacacacacacagatatatttattatttatttttccattattatttatttatttgtttgtatatttatatattatgtatttattgattcattgattcattcatacattatttatttgtttatttaattatgtattattatgtatgtatttatttattcattatttatttatttattattcatttaatataataaacttaatttcagaattttttaatacattttaaatttcaagtgttcattttttaattcttctttttttaaacaactgcaagccgacacacacacacacacacacacacgtatttgCAATTTACTTTCTAATCAATATTAATTTAGCtgttcatttatattttattcactaacttataataataataataataatgtcatacacatacacaagcgcacacacacgcacgcacacacacacaaacacacacactcacacacacacacaaaaacacactcacacacacacacacacactcacacacatacacacacgcacacacacaaacacgcacacacactcacacacatgcacacacacacacacacacacacacacacacacacaaacacccccccacacaaacacacacacgcacacacaaacacacccccacacaaacacacacacgcacacacacactcacacacacacacattcacacacacactcacacacacacaaacacacacactcacaaacac from Gouania willdenowi chromosome 20, fGouWil2.1, whole genome shotgun sequence includes:
- the LOC114454346 gene encoding disco-interacting protein 2 homolog C-like isoform X2, whose translation is MADREASPIPLEIRARLAELELELSEGDITQKGYEKKRSKLIRAYFPHVGGMEGPMSHRAALGPPSAARFHRRRTSGTRDERYRSDVHTEAVQAVLARHVERKVAVPMPSKRRSLVVQTSMDAYTPPGLSPLCSDSSSGSDDEAGPGDDMSGMEHWMGRPSHLGPAHLGSTSSSSSSTQSGGSGNAGRLADSLAHTHISHLSHLGHTHHLSQSHHGIGHLSLKRKGALSVAENGGSLRRSCEFGSDMLWPPPLESDENHSASSDVMGYSSDSPHSHTERHHMANMGTIARNTQKYGNAERMETGDGVPVSSRVSAKIQQLVNTLKQPRRPPLREFFVDDFDELLEVQQPDPNQPRPEGAEMIPVRGEALGVVTNWPPSLEAALQRWGTISPKAPCLTSLDTGGKPLYVLTYGKLWSRSIKLAYNILHKLGSKQEPMVRPGDRVALVFPNNDPVAFMVAFYGCLLAEVVPVPIEVPLSRKDAGSQQIGFLLGSCGVTVALTSDACHKGLPKSATGEIPQFKGWPKLLWFVTESKHLSKPPRDWFPHIKDANNDTAYIEYKSCKDGSVLGVTVTRIALLTHCQSLTQCCSYTEAETIVNVLDFKKDVGLWHGILTSVMNMMHVISVPYSLMKVNPLSWIQKVCQYKAKVSCVKSRDMHWALVAHKDQKDINLSSLRMLLVADGSNPWSISSCDAFLNVFQTKGLRADVICPCASSPEALTVAIRRPVEDSSQPPGRGVLSMQGLTYGVVRVDTEERLSVLTVQDVGTVTPGGLVCVVKPEGVPQLCQTDEIGEFCVCSIATGTSYYGLTGMTKNTFEVYPVSSSGGLISEYAFVRTGLLGFIGPGGLVFITGKMDGLIMVSGRRHNADDIVATALAVEPMKFVYRGRAGNPSPD
- the LOC114454346 gene encoding disco-interacting protein 2 homolog C-like isoform X1, which codes for MADREASPIPLEIRARLAELELELSEGDITQKGYEKKRSKLIRAYFPHVGGMEGPMSHRAALGPPSAARFHRRRTSGTRDERYRSDVHTEAVQAVLARHVERKVAVPMPSKRRSLVVQTSMDAYTPPGLSPLCSDSSSGSDDEAGPGDDMSGMEHWMGRPSHLGPAHLGSTSSSSSSTQSGGSGNAGRLADSLAHTHISHLSHLGHTHHLSQSHHGIGHLSLKRKGALSVAENGGSLRRSCEFGSDMLWPPPLESDENHSASSDVMGYSSDSPHSHTERHHMANMGTIARNTQKYGNAERMETGDGVPVSSRVSAKIQQLVNTLKQPRRPPLREFFVDDFDELLEVQQPDPNQPRPEGAEMIPVRGEALGVVTNWPPSLEAALQRWGTISPKAPCLTSLDTGGKPLYVLTYGKLWSRSIKLAYNILHKLGSKQEPMVRPGDRVALVFPNNDPVAFMVAFYGCLLAEVVPVPIEVPLSRKDAGSQQIGFLLGSCGVTVALTSDACHKGLPKSATGEIPQFKGWPKLLWFVTESKHLSKPPRDWFPHIKDANNDTAYIEYKSCKDGSVLGVTVTRIALLTHCQSLTQCCSYTEAETIVNVLDFKKDVGLWHGILTSVMNMMHVISVPYSLMKVNPLSWIQKVCQYKAKVSCVKSRDMHWALVAHKDQKDINLSSLRMLLVADGSNPWSISSCDAFLNVFQTKGLRADVICPCASSPEALTVAIRRPVEDSSQPPGRGVLSMQGLTYGVVRVDTEERLSVLTVQDVGTVTPGGLVCVVKPEGVPQLCQTDEIGEFCVCSIATGTSYYGLTGMTKNTFEVYPVSSSGGLISEYAFVRTGLLGFIGPGGLVFITGKMDGLIMVSGRRHNADDIVATALAVEPMKFVYRGRIAVFSVTVLRDERIVVVAEQRPDSTEEDSFQWMSRVLQAIDSIHGVGVFCLALVPANTLPKTPLGGIHLSEIKQLYLEGGLHPCNVLMCPHTCVTNLPKPRQKQPEIGPASVMVGNLVSGKRIAQASGRDLGQTDDNDQFLFLSEGAAVESSDHARPRALHSTQL
- the LOC114454346 gene encoding disco-interacting protein 2 homolog C-like isoform X3, whose translation is MADREASPIPLEIRARLAELELELSEGDITQKGYEKKRSKLIRAYFPHVGGMEGPMSHRAALGPPSAARFHRRRTSGTRDERYRSDVHTEAVQAVLARHVERKVAVPMPSKRRSLVVQTSMDAYTPPGLSPLCSDSSSGSDDEAGPGDDMSGMEHWMGRPSHLGPAHLGSTSSSSSSTQSGGSGNAGRLADSLAHTHISHLSHLGHTHHLSQSHHGIGHLSLKRKGALSVAENGGSLRRSCEFGSDMLWPPPLESDENHSASSDVMGYSSDSPHSHTERHHMANMGTIARNTQKYGNAERMETGDGVPVSSRVSAKIQQLVNTLKQPRRPPLREFFVDDFDELLEVQQPDPNQPRPEGAEMIPVRGEALGVVTNWPPSLEAALQRWGTISPKAPCLTSLDTGGKPLYVLTYGKLWSRSIKLAYNILHKLGSKQEPMVRPGDRVALVFPNNDPVAFMVAFYGCLLAEVVPVPIEVPLSRKDAGSQQIGFLLGSCGVTVALTSDACHKGLPKSATGEIPQFKGWPKLLWFVTESKHLSKPPRDWFPHIKDANNDTAYIEYKSCKDGSVLGVTVTRIALLTHCQSLTQCCSYTEAETIVNVLDFKKDVGLWHGILTSVMNMMHVISVPYSLMKVNPLSWIQKVCQYKAKVSCVKSRDMHWALVAHKDQKDINLSSLRMLLVADGSNPWSISSCDAFLNVFQTKGLRADVICPCASSPEALTVAIRRPVEDSSQPPGRGVLSMQGLTYGVVRVDTEERLSVLTVQDVGTVTPGGLVCVVKPEGVPQLCQTDEIGEFCVCSIATGTSYYGLTGMTKNTFEVYPVSSSGGLISEYAFVRTGLLGFIGPGGLVFITGKMDGLIMVSGRRHNADDIVATALAVEPMKFVYRGR
- the LOC114454346 gene encoding disco-interacting protein 2 homolog C-like isoform X4 is translated as MADREASPIPLEIRARLAELELELSEGDITQKGYEKKRSKLIRAYFPHVGGMEGPMSHRAALGPPSAARFHRRRTSGTRDERYRSDVHTEAVQAVLARHVERKVAVPMPSKRRSLVVQTSMDAYTPPDSSSGSDDEAGPGDDMSGMEHWMGRPSHLGPAHLGSTSSSSSSTQSGGSGNAGRLADSLAHTHISHLSHLGHTHHLSQSHHGIGHLSLKRKGALSVAENGGSLRRSCEFGSDMLWPPPLESDENHSASSDVMGYSSDSPHSHTERHHMANMGTIARNTQKYGNAERMETGDGVPVSSRVSAKIQQLVNTLKQPRRPPLREFFVDDFDELLEVQQPDPNQPRPEGAEMIPVRGEALGVVTNWPPSLEAALQRWGTISPKAPCLTSLDTGGKPLYVLTYGKLWSRSIKLAYNILHKLGSKQEPMVRPGDRVALVFPNNDPVAFMVAFYGCLLAEVVPVPIEVPLSRKDAGSQQIGFLLGSCGVTVALTSDACHKGLPKSATGEIPQFKGWPKLLWFVTESKHLSKPPRDWFPHIKDANNDTAYIEYKSCKDGSVLGVTVTRIALLTHCQSLTQCCSYTEAETIVNVLDFKKDVGLWHGILTSVMNMMHVISVPYSLMKVNPLSWIQKVCQYKAKVSCVKSRDMHWALVAHKDQKDINLSSLRMLLVADGSNPWSISSCDAFLNVFQTKGLRADVICPCASSPEALTVAIRRPVEDSSQPPGRGVLSMQGLTYGVVRVDTEERLSVLTVQDVGTVTPGGLVCVVKPEGVPQLCQTDEIGEFCVCSIATGTSYYGLTGMTKNTFEVYPVSSSGGLISEYAFVRTGLLGFIGPGGLVFITGKMDGLIMVSGRRHNADDIVATALAVEPMKFVYRGR